From the Lampris incognitus isolate fLamInc1 chromosome 10, fLamInc1.hap2, whole genome shotgun sequence genome, one window contains:
- the cenpx gene encoding centromere protein X: MAEKDEDNVEFKKETVSKLFSSFFKDDKTRINGDAALLVAALLKVFVQEAAMRSIKQADSEDFEEVNIEHFEKILPQLLLDF, from the exons ATGGCGGAGAAGGACGAAGACAACGTCGAGTTTAAAAAG GAGACGGTGAGCAAACTCTTCTCCAGCTTCTTCAAGGATGATAAAACCAGAA TTAACGGTGATGCTGCCTTGCTCGTCGCGGCTTTGCTGAAAGTGTTTGTGCAAG AGGCTGCGATGAGATCGATCAAACAGGCAGATTCTGAGGACTTTGAGGAAGTAAACATCGAGCACTTTGAAAAGATTTTACCTCAGCTG